The following are from one region of the Platichthys flesus chromosome 2, fPlaFle2.1, whole genome shotgun sequence genome:
- the rabif gene encoding guanine nucleotide exchange factor MSS4, translated as MDDTEQTKDSTDRADLVSEDGKNSKSVLCQRCGSKVLCPGMAVFAEKELFLPSMRKKSGLTTTEGSVDGDTLTTHWLVDDMYTFENVGFTNDVGRIKYLICADCEIGPIGWHCLDDKKSYYVAVERVNHA; from the exons ATGGACGACACGGAACAGACCAAAGACAGCACGGACCGCGCCGACCTGGTCTCTGAGGACGGTAAGAACAGCAAGTCGGTGCTGTGTCAGCGCTGCGGATCGAAAGTGCTGTGCCCGGGGATGGCTGTGTTTGCAGAGAAAGAG CTGTTCCTCCCCTCGATGCGGAAAAAGAGTGGCCTCACTACCACGGAGGGCTCAGTGGATGGGGACACTCTCACCACCcactggttagtggacgacatGTACACTTTTGAGAACGTGGGCTTCACCAACGACGTGGGGAGAATTAAGTATCTCATCTGTGCGGATTGTGAGATTGGACCAATCGGCTGGCACTGTTTGGATGACAAGAAAAGTTACTACGTCGCTGTGGAAAGGGTGAACCATGCGTAG